In bacterium, a single genomic region encodes these proteins:
- a CDS encoding M48 family metallopeptidase, translating into MTSPSTVCPHCGNEDNAPGAQMCSLCGEVFPDAARKIEREHPPLFHYRKDFAKEIRDNKLNSIALIIGFPILLTMLGAAFGIWFHVGIWGVFGALLIGLLLVFTSFFSGDQTILEVSGAQEADPDRDRQLINVVDEMRIAAGLPMPKVYIIDSDSANAFATGRDPDDATICVTRGLMETLNREELQGVIGHEMSHVRNWDIRYMMLVAAMVGAIILISDLFRRGALFGGRGLGRGRDRSLSGALSVVALLLAILAPFIALLLQMAVSRKREYLADASAVELTRNPLGLASALDKIEARAFMEPLATASKATQHLFIVNPLHSFTEHATALFSTHPPTQERIRLLRAMSGEMATNLSSSMQERKL; encoded by the coding sequence GCGCGGAAGATCGAGCGTGAGCATCCGCCGCTGTTCCATTACCGCAAGGACTTTGCCAAGGAGATCCGCGACAACAAGCTGAACTCCATCGCGCTGATTATCGGCTTTCCGATTCTGCTGACCATGCTGGGCGCGGCTTTCGGCATCTGGTTCCATGTGGGGATCTGGGGAGTTTTCGGCGCGCTGCTGATCGGCCTGCTACTGGTGTTCACCTCGTTTTTCAGCGGCGATCAGACCATTCTCGAGGTCAGCGGTGCGCAGGAGGCCGATCCCGACCGCGACCGGCAACTGATCAATGTGGTCGATGAGATGCGGATTGCGGCGGGGCTGCCCATGCCCAAGGTGTACATCATCGACAGCGATTCGGCCAATGCTTTTGCCACTGGCCGCGATCCGGACGATGCCACGATTTGCGTGACACGCGGCCTGATGGAGACCTTGAACCGCGAGGAGTTGCAGGGTGTCATCGGCCACGAGATGAGCCATGTGCGCAACTGGGACATCCGCTACATGATGCTCGTCGCGGCCATGGTGGGGGCAATCATTCTGATCTCCGATCTGTTCCGCCGCGGCGCATTGTTTGGCGGGCGCGGCCTTGGCCGGGGGCGGGACCGCTCCTTGAGCGGTGCGTTATCGGTTGTCGCGCTGCTGCTGGCAATTCTGGCTCCGTTCATTGCCCTGCTGCTGCAAATGGCCGTCTCCCGCAAGCGGGAATATCTGGCCGATGCCTCGGCGGTGGAATTGACGCGCAATCCGCTGGGCCTGGCCAGCGCTTTGGATAAGATTGAAGCCAGGGCCTTTATGGAGCCGCTGGCCACCGCCAGCAAAGCCACTCAGCACCTGTTCATTGTAAATCCCCTGCATTCCTTCACAGAGCACGCCACCGCGCTGTTCAGCACCCATCCCCCCACACAGGAGCGCATTCGCCTCCTGCGAGCCATGTCAGGAGAAATGGCAACGAATTTGTCTTCTTCCATGCAGGAACGTAAGCTATAG
- a CDS encoding PP2C family protein-serine/threonine phosphatase gives MVSTKQLARQAAWVVAALTFLWIVAKIIYGAQGLTLIPRYGRINTGIARAALKDKAVHIMVNGKPALEDAETIAAALKDTVLVFTTVNALDFADSPPHPASRDTILTIAGKPATDSLWKAETNNLHPVGYAVQVTYRHGGEIQSATLVSRAFPPDRLAVLWTFLWLSASVGLLYFVIGLFTLYKQGNTEQAMVLALLTLALCMVVMNILPSMIRGIAGEKLPEVAWGEGFFRYAGVLATFGTAYWLHLAFIFPFASPTLARHPLKAYILCYAPPVLGLPARLLGPRLAEGTVLGWLAGVAGFAMAVQFIAAIVILRRKRKRTTNTLERRQLNAVFLGSMLGPLVMLVPVLLMIGYALVVQRDTDIPETVIIGGLLFFLCLAFLPIPLSLLYAFRKYRMMEVELKLRRGTRFAVTTGGLLLVFFGLLYGITSLLLHTLAVHSGTAALATGLVLALSFAPVQRRTQRLVEQKIFPERRRLRAMLDTMMDSATVMPDRAALWGTLQNGLRQGMGMAGVTPVLFDERVRAFRLADGTVVPVNPDGDFAAALSKQPRPWLADELLVAERVQLSVPEAAWLREQRASVLLPMIIHTRLTGFLILSFTPEQEDMAAEDLNVLASVVSQVALQSENLRLLEENVEKRRLQEQLDMAREVQQRFLPQVLPVTPGLQVAARFLSSLEVAGDYYDIVPLAEGRTLIAVGDVAGKGAGAAMIMANVQAALRSMAHAGVPLPAIVSGVNDVLCANTSPAQFVTFFATIYNPLDHTFVSINAGHNPPRLVRTDGSIVPLTAGGFCLAVIPEAVYEEETVTVSSGDILVSFTDGVCEAMNAAEEEFGEERIAELCRDRCTAECACLVETIERDVVTFHGSSSFDDDFTLVVVKVM, from the coding sequence ATGGTTTCGACCAAACAACTTGCCCGGCAAGCCGCCTGGGTGGTGGCCGCCCTGACCTTTCTCTGGATCGTCGCCAAGATCATCTACGGCGCGCAGGGACTGACGCTCATCCCCCGCTATGGCCGGATCAATACGGGCATTGCGCGCGCCGCGCTGAAGGACAAGGCGGTCCATATCATGGTCAACGGCAAGCCTGCCCTGGAAGATGCCGAGACTATCGCCGCGGCCCTCAAAGACACTGTGCTGGTGTTCACCACGGTCAATGCCCTCGACTTCGCGGACAGTCCGCCGCATCCGGCCAGCCGCGATACCATTTTGACCATTGCCGGCAAGCCGGCCACCGATTCCCTGTGGAAAGCCGAGACCAATAACCTCCATCCTGTGGGCTACGCGGTGCAGGTCACCTATCGCCATGGCGGTGAAATCCAGTCGGCGACGCTGGTCTCGCGCGCCTTTCCCCCGGACCGGCTGGCGGTGTTGTGGACGTTCCTGTGGCTGAGCGCATCGGTGGGACTGCTCTATTTTGTCATCGGCCTGTTCACGCTCTACAAGCAGGGGAATACTGAGCAGGCGATGGTGCTGGCGCTGCTCACTCTGGCGCTGTGCATGGTGGTGATGAACATTCTGCCGTCGATGATCCGCGGCATTGCCGGGGAGAAGCTTCCCGAAGTGGCCTGGGGTGAAGGCTTCTTCCGCTATGCGGGTGTGCTGGCAACCTTCGGCACCGCCTACTGGCTGCATCTTGCGTTCATCTTTCCCTTCGCGTCGCCCACGCTGGCCCGCCATCCGCTGAAAGCCTATATTCTGTGCTACGCGCCGCCTGTTCTGGGGCTGCCCGCCAGATTGCTGGGGCCGCGTCTGGCCGAAGGCACGGTGCTCGGATGGCTGGCGGGCGTTGCGGGATTTGCGATGGCGGTCCAGTTCATCGCCGCGATTGTTATTCTGCGCCGCAAGCGCAAACGCACCACCAACACGCTGGAACGCAGGCAGCTTAATGCGGTGTTCCTCGGCTCCATGCTCGGACCGCTGGTAATGCTGGTGCCGGTTCTCCTGATGATTGGGTACGCGCTGGTGGTACAGCGCGATACCGATATTCCCGAAACGGTGATTATCGGCGGCCTGCTCTTCTTCCTCTGTCTGGCGTTTCTGCCGATTCCGCTCTCGCTGTTGTATGCCTTCCGCAAGTACCGCATGATGGAAGTGGAACTGAAGCTGCGGCGCGGCACGCGCTTTGCCGTCACCACCGGCGGGCTGCTGCTGGTGTTCTTCGGCCTGCTTTACGGAATTACCAGCCTGCTGCTGCATACTCTTGCGGTGCACAGCGGCACCGCCGCGCTGGCAACAGGTCTCGTGCTGGCCTTAAGCTTTGCCCCCGTACAGCGCCGCACCCAGCGGCTGGTGGAACAGAAGATCTTCCCCGAGCGCCGGCGGCTGCGGGCCATGCTCGATACCATGATGGATTCCGCCACGGTGATGCCGGACCGCGCGGCCCTGTGGGGCACGCTGCAAAATGGTCTGCGGCAGGGGATGGGCATGGCGGGCGTGACCCCCGTGCTGTTCGATGAACGCGTGCGCGCTTTCCGGCTGGCTGACGGAACCGTGGTGCCGGTGAATCCCGATGGCGATTTTGCGGCGGCACTGTCCAAACAGCCGCGTCCGTGGCTGGCCGATGAGCTTCTGGTGGCCGAGCGCGTGCAGTTGTCGGTGCCGGAAGCCGCTTGGCTGCGCGAACAGCGTGCCTCGGTGCTGCTGCCGATGATTATTCACACGCGGCTCACCGGATTTTTGATCCTGTCCTTCACGCCCGAGCAGGAAGACATGGCGGCGGAAGACTTGAACGTGCTGGCCTCGGTAGTCTCACAGGTCGCCTTGCAGAGTGAAAACCTGCGGCTGCTTGAAGAGAATGTGGAGAAGCGCCGTCTGCAGGAACAGCTCGACATGGCGCGCGAGGTGCAGCAGCGGTTTCTGCCGCAGGTGCTGCCCGTTACGCCCGGGCTGCAGGTGGCTGCGCGTTTCCTCTCCAGTCTCGAAGTTGCGGGAGATTACTACGACATCGTGCCGCTCGCGGAAGGGCGCACACTGATTGCGGTGGGGGACGTGGCGGGCAAGGGCGCGGGCGCGGCGATGATCATGGCCAATGTGCAGGCGGCACTTCGCAGCATGGCTCACGCCGGTGTGCCGCTGCCGGCGATTGTCTCCGGCGTCAATGACGTGCTCTGCGCCAACACCTCGCCCGCGCAGTTCGTCACCTTTTTCGCTACGATCTACAATCCGCTCGATCACACCTTCGTCAGCATTAACGCGGGCCATAACCCGCCGCGCCTGGTACGCACGGATGGTTCCATCGTGCCGCTGACCGCCGGCGGCTTCTGCCTGGCGGTGATCCCTGAAGCGGTCTATGAAGAAGAGACCGTAACCGTCTCCTCCGGCGATATTCTGGTATCCTTCACCGATGGCGTGTGCGAAGCCATGAATGCCGCCGAGGAAGAATTCGGCGAGGAGCGCATCGCCGAACTCTGCCGTGACCGGTGCACCGCCGAGTGCGCCTGTTTGGTCGAGACCATCGAACGGGATGTGGTCACCTTCCACGGCTCCTCCTCCTTTGACGACGACTTCACCCTGGTGGTGGTGAAGGTGATGTGA
- the lysF gene encoding homoaconitase has protein sequence MPQNLIEKIAQAFAVGLENRHEVRAGDYLSIRPAHVLTHDNTGAVIPKFKSIGAEDVADPRQPVFALDHNVQDTTPENLAKYAKIENFAAEHGIDFYPAGRGIGHQIMIEEGYAWPCTLVVASDSHSNMYGGLGCLGTPIVRTDAAAIWATTRTWWQVPPVARVELKGKLRKGVTGKDVIITLCGMFNHDEVLNHAIEFTGDGVAALSVSERLSIANMSTEWGALAGVFPVDHTTIHWLHARAHFVLKRGLEGVPSDVDARNGVHPRMNEARIADLEFDPIEADPDAEYAVDITLDLDSVSPYVSGPNSVKVASSAFELREKQVKIHKAYLLSCVNGRVEDLAEAADILRSHKIAKDVKFYISAASSEVRAESEKRGDWHVLVNAGAIVLPPGCGACIGLGEGLLEDGEVGISATNRNYKGRMGSANALAYLASPAVVAASALSGYIDLPEPEAAAKPIGEVRPRKGKAKAQGEVKILPGFSEIIEGELLFCHQDNLNTDGIYPGKYTYKDDMTPAQQAAVVMENYDAAFGDLAQQGDILVGGFNFGTGSSREQAATALKYRGIALVVAGTFSETYKRNAINNGFLVIEVPELVRLLKDQFSNDLPTVRTGIRARIDFRKATLEADGKVYSIPPVGAAAQELVLAGNLEKWVEERL, from the coding sequence ATGCCTCAAAACCTCATCGAAAAGATCGCCCAGGCGTTTGCTGTTGGGCTGGAAAACCGGCACGAAGTGCGCGCCGGAGATTATCTGTCGATCCGTCCCGCCCATGTGCTGACCCACGACAACACGGGCGCGGTAATTCCCAAGTTCAAAAGCATCGGCGCGGAAGACGTCGCCGATCCGCGCCAGCCGGTGTTTGCCCTCGACCATAATGTGCAGGACACGACGCCGGAAAACCTCGCCAAGTACGCCAAGATCGAGAACTTCGCGGCGGAGCACGGGATTGACTTCTATCCCGCGGGCCGGGGCATCGGCCACCAGATCATGATCGAGGAAGGCTATGCCTGGCCGTGCACACTGGTAGTGGCGTCAGACAGCCACTCCAACATGTATGGCGGTCTCGGCTGTTTGGGCACGCCGATTGTCCGCACCGACGCGGCGGCGATCTGGGCGACCACGCGCACGTGGTGGCAGGTTCCGCCTGTCGCGCGCGTGGAGCTGAAAGGCAAACTGCGCAAGGGCGTGACGGGCAAGGATGTGATTATCACCCTCTGCGGGATGTTCAACCACGACGAAGTGCTGAACCATGCGATTGAATTCACCGGCGACGGCGTAGCCGCATTGTCGGTCAGTGAGCGCCTGTCCATTGCCAACATGTCCACCGAATGGGGCGCGCTGGCGGGAGTCTTTCCTGTGGACCACACGACCATTCACTGGCTGCATGCGCGCGCGCATTTTGTGCTGAAGCGCGGACTGGAAGGCGTGCCGTCGGATGTGGACGCGCGCAACGGCGTGCATCCGCGGATGAACGAGGCCCGGATTGCCGATCTGGAATTTGATCCCATCGAGGCCGATCCTGATGCCGAGTACGCGGTGGACATCACGCTGGATCTGGACAGCGTGTCTCCCTATGTGTCCGGCCCGAATTCGGTAAAGGTCGCGTCCTCTGCCTTCGAGCTGCGCGAGAAGCAGGTGAAGATCCACAAAGCCTATCTGCTCTCCTGCGTGAATGGCCGCGTCGAGGATCTGGCGGAAGCGGCGGATATTCTGCGCTCGCACAAGATTGCCAAGGATGTAAAGTTCTACATCTCGGCGGCCTCGTCGGAAGTGCGCGCGGAAAGCGAGAAGCGCGGCGACTGGCACGTGCTGGTCAATGCCGGAGCGATTGTGCTGCCTCCCGGTTGCGGCGCCTGCATCGGACTGGGGGAAGGCCTGCTCGAAGACGGCGAAGTCGGCATTTCGGCCACTAATCGCAACTATAAAGGACGGATGGGCTCGGCCAATGCCTTGGCCTATCTGGCGTCTCCCGCTGTCGTGGCAGCTTCGGCGCTCTCCGGCTACATTGATCTGCCCGAACCGGAAGCGGCGGCCAAGCCCATCGGCGAAGTCCGCCCACGCAAAGGCAAAGCCAAGGCGCAGGGAGAGGTAAAAATCCTCCCCGGCTTTTCGGAAATCATTGAAGGCGAACTGCTGTTCTGCCATCAGGACAATCTGAACACCGACGGCATCTACCCCGGCAAGTACACCTACAAGGACGACATGACCCCGGCGCAGCAGGCGGCGGTGGTGATGGAGAACTACGATGCGGCCTTCGGCGACCTCGCACAGCAGGGCGACATTCTGGTGGGCGGATTCAACTTCGGCACGGGAAGTTCGCGCGAACAGGCGGCGACCGCGCTGAAATATCGCGGCATCGCCCTGGTGGTGGCGGGAACATTCAGTGAAACCTACAAGCGCAACGCCATCAACAACGGCTTTTTGGTGATCGAAGTCCCCGAGCTGGTGCGGCTGTTGAAGGACCAGTTCAGCAACGACCTGCCCACCGTGCGCACCGGCATCAGGGCCCGGATTGATTTCCGCAAAGCCACCCTCGAAGCCGATGGCAAGGTCTACTCCATCCCCCCTGTCGGCGCCGCCGCACAGGAACTGGTGCTGGCCGGAAACCTCGAGAAGTGGGTGGAAGAACGGTTGTAG
- a CDS encoding DUF4886 domain-containing protein, which translates to MTRWKDEGTNGHSNPHHNKVRIHMQWLGLCLLLFTSTLFAQEATISGRVLRRGVVPMAQAHVRYTGPGNTVYETVTDSAGFYRIEAIPLSVPEQSRPRRGGFVSKVTNSVGASRGFYFVSDKPQGRAQIFDILGRNVASLTLRPQQAADSWINTGFWNGVSAAGVPAANGIYFAVVLGDPEQRALKFIHLRSGSEGPPPLVTGSILQALGAGGERRSRARRTLDDAFTVTLTADSFGGRFAPRTLARDLHDGDNGEVVDTVFSAVPHSILFVGNSYTYFNGGVDVHLRNLLLAAHPDSAPETSSVTVGGYTLGDHWNYDATRAAIASGHWEMVVLQEQSQRPQLEPDSFYYFARLMNGAILNVRAETAFYMTWARQFDPPMIEPLAAAYDSMGRELGAQVAPCGRAFQRVATEDTTIHLYESDGSHPTVWGTYLVCCVFYAALFHESPVGISYVNDPRISDPQRAYLQTVAYETVRAAP; encoded by the coding sequence ATGACAAGGTGGAAGGACGAAGGCACCAACGGTCATTCGAATCCACACCATAACAAAGTGCGTATCCATATGCAATGGTTAGGTCTTTGTCTGCTCCTCTTCACGTCCACGCTGTTTGCCCAGGAAGCCACCATCTCGGGCCGCGTGCTGCGGCGCGGAGTGGTGCCGATGGCACAGGCGCACGTCCGGTATACCGGACCGGGAAACACCGTCTATGAAACCGTGACGGACAGCGCGGGCTTTTACCGGATTGAAGCGATTCCTTTATCTGTTCCCGAACAAAGCCGTCCGCGCAGGGGCGGCTTTGTTTCTAAGGTGACCAACAGTGTCGGGGCCTCGCGCGGTTTCTATTTTGTCTCGGACAAGCCGCAGGGCCGCGCACAGATCTTCGACATCCTCGGCAGGAATGTGGCTTCCCTCACCTTGCGGCCGCAGCAAGCCGCAGATAGCTGGATCAACACCGGGTTCTGGAATGGCGTCAGTGCAGCGGGTGTCCCGGCGGCGAACGGCATCTACTTTGCCGTGGTGCTCGGTGATCCGGAACAGCGCGCCCTCAAGTTCATCCACCTGCGCAGCGGCTCCGAAGGTCCGCCGCCCCTGGTGACTGGCAGCATTCTGCAAGCTCTTGGCGCGGGCGGCGAACGACGTTCGCGTGCTCGGCGGACGCTGGACGATGCCTTTACCGTAACCCTTACTGCCGATTCTTTCGGTGGCCGCTTTGCGCCGCGCACGTTGGCGCGCGACCTGCACGACGGCGACAACGGCGAGGTGGTGGACACGGTATTCTCGGCGGTGCCGCACAGCATTCTGTTTGTGGGCAACAGCTACACCTATTTCAACGGCGGCGTGGACGTGCATCTGCGCAATCTGTTGCTCGCCGCGCATCCCGACTCCGCTCCGGAAACCTCGAGCGTCACGGTGGGCGGCTATACGCTGGGCGATCATTGGAACTACGACGCCACTCGCGCCGCCATTGCCTCCGGACACTGGGAGATGGTGGTGTTACAGGAGCAGAGTCAGCGGCCTCAGCTCGAACCCGATTCCTTCTATTACTTTGCGCGGCTGATGAACGGCGCGATCCTGAATGTCCGTGCCGAGACCGCCTTCTACATGACCTGGGCCCGGCAGTTTGATCCGCCGATGATCGAACCTTTGGCAGCGGCATACGATTCCATGGGCCGTGAACTCGGTGCACAGGTCGCACCCTGCGGACGGGCTTTTCAGCGCGTGGCCACCGAAGATACCACGATCCATCTGTATGAGTCGGATGGCAGCCATCCCACGGTATGGGGCACCTATCTTGTGTGCTGCGTGTTCTATGCGGCGCTGTTCCACGAAAGCCCCGTCGGCATCAGCTACGTGAATGATCCGCGCATCAGCGATCCACAGCGCGCCTATCTGCAGACCGTGGCCTACGAGACCGTGCGGGCTGCCCCGTAA
- a CDS encoding transposase, whose amino-acid sequence MEHLAARLRRKPPRHPAFDYAAPGVYFVTICTHGRDCCLSEIADNVAGLTDIGCVVAACWEALPHHYPHVVLDAFVIMPDHVHGLLKMRPPAEDFATNPCGPPVSELVRWFKTQSTKHINREGLHPTEFRWQRSFFDRVLRNRKELIGARKYIRNNPQRRNVDDTNC is encoded by the coding sequence ATGGAACACCTTGCGGCCAGACTAAGGCGCAAGCCACCACGTCATCCTGCGTTCGATTATGCTGCTCCGGGTGTGTATTTTGTTACCATCTGCACTCATGGAAGGGACTGCTGTCTGAGCGAGATTGCAGACAATGTAGCAGGGCTCACGGATATCGGGTGTGTAGTCGCCGCGTGCTGGGAGGCGTTGCCGCACCACTATCCGCATGTTGTGTTGGATGCATTTGTCATCATGCCTGATCATGTCCACGGATTGCTCAAGATGCGACCACCCGCTGAGGACTTCGCCACCAATCCGTGTGGTCCTCCAGTTTCAGAACTCGTCCGCTGGTTCAAAACTCAGTCGACCAAGCACATCAATCGGGAAGGTCTTCATCCAACGGAATTCCGCTGGCAACGAAGTTTCTTTGACCGCGTGCTGCGGAACCGCAAGGAGCTTATTGGAGCGAGGAAGTATATTCGCAATAATCCGCAGCGAAGAAACGTGGACGATACAAATTGCTGA
- a CDS encoding SpoIIE family protein phosphatase has product MTLTLGLLFMARDTTRVFNWTSSGFTLCSIQQGRDSTVTFFSVEKADFTAPPYPARGDTILMIGDSAALEKRWVNALEMPHVPGREVLITFLHKGQVESSVIRTRANSPVLVATVVVMQVLRILIFLVFLALGFWAYLQRRDSAGVRALALYCFAMTTFTVTVFMPMYAAMASFTIPGEGWLAGVLRTVGVFFGAYWFLLQLLFPRPARLIVAHPWRTYGVIFVPLAILTAFTWVLAFVYPMTQVLWTRPAFYAIVTSQALAGLYVLRRNYRRAESNVEKRQTRLVLIGSGVPLLVFVVYLLDFYRIIPGLPRLPLVWRMTITDVIFAIVLLSPLSLAYAFGKYRLLEIEGKLRRGTRRILLLTVLFAAVLGIAYVGNQLIHRHFSEGSPIAVVVLSVVVIGMFRLAEMGKHVLEKHLYPERLRLRAMLHDFLQGTAAIADKRAFWSQLEARLEEGLTVDGVYPVLRGSTNGSFLLRETGPTPFHIDSSLVKQLIGDPRPLMVDEILSGSRVSLDVHEAAWLMQHRVALVLPLITHGNLIGFIGLGHKTEQEDYAAEELRILDSLAPQVALASDNMRLIEENIVKRRMEEELQMARRVQKGLLPKELPPTLGLDLAVHTDFSLEVAGDYYDVICFDDQRTLFAVGDVAGKGAGAALLMSNLQASLRALAGADLPLTQLIGRVNMLIYQNTEPEQFITFFVGIFDPRDQTLRYVNAGHNPPFLIRAGGGIDYLTAGGLILGAFDDSRYELGTARLAADDVLVLYTDGISEAMNAAEEEFGEERLSTAACACAPGSAEQILSEILGQIVVHRGQQTYIEDDQTLLVAKVI; this is encoded by the coding sequence GTGACGTTGACGCTGGGACTGTTGTTCATGGCGCGGGATACGACGCGCGTGTTCAACTGGACATCTTCCGGCTTTACCCTGTGCTCCATTCAGCAGGGGCGGGACAGCACGGTGACGTTCTTCAGCGTGGAAAAGGCTGACTTCACTGCACCGCCCTATCCCGCGCGCGGGGATACGATCCTGATGATCGGCGACTCCGCGGCGCTGGAAAAGCGGTGGGTTAACGCCCTCGAAATGCCGCACGTGCCCGGACGTGAAGTGCTCATAACCTTCCTCCACAAGGGCCAGGTCGAGAGCAGCGTGATTCGCACCCGGGCCAACTCGCCGGTCCTGGTGGCCACCGTGGTGGTGATGCAGGTGCTGCGGATTCTGATCTTCCTTGTGTTTCTTGCGCTCGGATTCTGGGCCTATCTCCAGCGCCGGGACAGTGCCGGAGTGCGGGCTCTGGCGCTCTACTGCTTTGCCATGACCACCTTCACGGTCACGGTGTTTATGCCGATGTACGCCGCCATGGCATCCTTCACGATTCCCGGCGAAGGGTGGCTGGCAGGAGTGCTGCGCACCGTCGGCGTCTTCTTCGGCGCCTACTGGTTCCTGCTGCAACTGCTGTTTCCGCGCCCGGCGCGGCTGATCGTCGCACATCCGTGGCGGACCTATGGGGTGATCTTTGTCCCGCTCGCGATTCTCACCGCCTTTACCTGGGTGCTGGCCTTCGTGTATCCGATGACTCAAGTGCTGTGGACGCGCCCCGCGTTCTATGCCATTGTCACGTCGCAGGCGCTGGCGGGACTCTATGTCTTGCGCCGCAACTACAGGCGCGCCGAATCCAACGTGGAGAAGCGCCAGACACGGCTGGTGCTGATCGGCTCGGGCGTCCCCCTGCTGGTGTTTGTGGTTTACCTGCTCGACTTTTACCGCATCATTCCGGGACTTCCGCGCCTGCCGCTGGTGTGGCGCATGACCATCACCGACGTGATCTTTGCCATTGTGCTGCTTTCCCCGCTCTCGCTGGCCTATGCCTTTGGCAAGTACCGGCTGCTGGAAATCGAGGGCAAATTGCGGCGCGGCACCCGGCGGATTCTGCTGCTGACCGTGCTGTTTGCCGCCGTGCTGGGTATCGCCTATGTGGGCAATCAGCTCATCCACCGGCACTTCTCCGAAGGCAGCCCCATTGCGGTGGTGGTGCTCAGTGTGGTGGTGATCGGCATGTTCCGCCTCGCCGAAATGGGCAAGCACGTGCTGGAAAAGCATCTCTATCCCGAACGGCTGCGGCTGCGCGCCATGCTGCATGACTTCTTGCAGGGCACCGCGGCCATTGCCGATAAGCGGGCGTTCTGGTCGCAGCTTGAAGCGCGGCTGGAAGAAGGCCTGACGGTGGACGGCGTCTATCCGGTGCTGCGCGGATCCACCAACGGCTCCTTTCTGCTGCGGGAGACCGGACCGACGCCCTTCCACATCGACAGCAGCCTGGTGAAGCAACTGATCGGCGATCCCCGTCCGCTGATGGTGGATGAAATCCTGAGTGGCTCCCGCGTCTCTCTTGATGTGCACGAAGCGGCATGGTTGATGCAACACCGCGTCGCGCTGGTGCTGCCGCTGATTACCCACGGCAACCTGATCGGCTTCATTGGTCTCGGACATAAGACCGAGCAGGAAGATTACGCCGCCGAGGAGCTGCGGATTCTCGATTCCCTTGCGCCGCAAGTGGCCTTGGCCAGCGACAACATGCGGCTGATCGAAGAGAATATCGTGAAGCGGCGCATGGAAGAAGAGCTGCAGATGGCGCGCCGCGTGCAAAAAGGGCTGCTTCCCAAAGAGCTTCCGCCGACGCTCGGCCTCGATCTGGCGGTTCATACCGATTTCAGTCTCGAAGTGGCGGGCGACTATTACGACGTGATCTGCTTCGATGATCAGCGCACCCTGTTTGCAGTGGGGGATGTGGCGGGCAAGGGTGCGGGCGCGGCGCTGCTGATGTCCAATTTGCAGGCGTCGCTGCGCGCGCTGGCCGGAGCGGACCTGCCGCTGACGCAACTGATCGGGCGCGTGAACATGCTGATCTATCAGAACACCGAGCCCGAACAGTTCATCACCTTCTTTGTCGGCATCTTTGATCCCCGCGACCAGACCTTGCGCTACGTGAATGCCGGACACAATCCGCCGTTCCTGATCCGCGCCGGCGGCGGCATCGACTATTTGACCGCCGGCGGATTGATTCTCGGCGCGTTTGATGATTCGCGCTATGAACTGGGCACGGCCCGGCTCGCGGCGGATGATGTGCTGGTGCTCTACACGGACGGCATCAGCGAGGCGATGAACGCCGCCGAGGAGGAATTCGGAGAAGAGCGGCTCAGCACCGCCGCCTGCGCCTGTGCGCCGGGCTCCGCCGAGCAGATTCTCAGCGAAATCCTCGGCCAGATCGTTGTGCATCGCGGCCAGCAAACCTACATTGAAGATGACCAAACCCTGCTTGTTGCCAAGGTAATTTAG